A single window of Enoplosus armatus isolate fEnoArm2 chromosome 22, fEnoArm2.hap1, whole genome shotgun sequence DNA harbors:
- the LOC139305375 gene encoding uncharacterized protein: MTPVNPCLSHLVISYNIFFVVVGGLVIVVYLALLSPSLDDLHGGNDLEVQTTSHIVLYIGGSVTMVIAILGAYGAHKKKVMALTVYLVCVLIGVGLMLRAGVLAAVARPKLVSLVEERWRSFLPLDQASDDIRNQAEALQTSLHCCGLFSHEDWEGNIPKSCLCNLEEETKGQCQTVSYRNFLLNLFWQKKSVLRQNCFPIILDSVTTHANITLIVVFTLLVLAIFGLVFSSLMIYQMFNTSNRPNTPLSVPVMFIDHPPAYQQLYNLTEPFSFSPPSSDSIHRRRKSPYRTSLPPPPRSLFTGSPALPPAGLLSLKSSPPACPPLTLFCCCSLISSELQTHFVFSSLNMTQRVNPCLKGVFTIFNVFFAFIGGVIIALALLSQVFTNINGGENLEGRIAGLIILYVVGSVTMVIAILGAYGAHKESKVSLIVFLVCMVIGSMMMLRAGIPAATIRPELEGKLEDKFRELLPLDQASDEVKNMAETLQAKLHCCGLFSYEDWEGNTPPSCDCDPEAMLGKCQTVSYKLLMLRNTKSVYVKTCLPIVIHYLLLLADIVIGVVFTLAVLALLGMILSSVIIHQMRYPNRPTVLLTVPTIFTPSPPKYQELKNPPAY; encoded by the exons atgacTCCGGTTAACCCCTGTCTCAGTCATCTCGTCATCAGCTATAACATCTTCTTTGTG GTAGTCGGTGGACTCGTCATCGTCGTCTACTTGGCTCTGCTGTCTCCATCGCTGGACGACTTGCATGGAGGAAATGAT CTGGAAGTTCAGACAACCAGTCACATCGTCCTCTACATCGGTGGctctgttaccatggtgatcgCCATCTTGGGAGCATATGGAGCCCATAAGAAGAAAGTGATGGCTCTGACTGTG TACctggtgtgtgtgctcattgGAGTTGGGCTGATGCTCCGAGCTGGAGTCCTCGCTGCCGTCGCCCGACCGAAG TTGGTGAGTCTGGTGGAGGAAAGGTGGCGCTCGTTTCTTCCTCTGGATCAGGCTTCAGACGACATCAGGAATCAGGCTGAAGCTCTGCAGACATCA CTGCACTGCTGTGGTCTGTTCAGTCATGAGGACTGGGAGGGGAACATCCCCAAGTCCTGTCTGTGcaacctggaggaggagacgaagggCCAGTGTCAGACGGTCAGCTACAGA AACTTTCTGTTGAACCTTTTCTGGCAGAAGAAGTCCGTCCTCAGACAG AACTGCTTCCCCATCATCTTGGACTCTGTTACAACACATGCTAACATCACACTGATCGTAGTCTTCACTCTGCTGGTCCTGGCG ATATTTGGCTTAGTTTTTTCTTCACTGATGATCTACCAGATGTTCAACACCTCCAACAGGCCGAACACGCCGCTGTCTGTGCCAGTGATGTTCATCGACCACCCGCCTGCCTACCAGCAGCTGTACAACCTGACAGA gcccttctccttctccccgCCCTCCTCCGATTCAATACACCGCCGCCGGAAGTCTCCATATCGAACGTCCCTGCCGCCTCCTCCTCGCTCACTGTTTACTGGAAGCCCCGCCCTGCCGCCCGCCGGGCTCCTGTCACTTAAAAGCAGCCCACCCGCTTGTCCCCCCCTCactctgttctgctgctgcagtctgatcTCCTCGGAACTACagacacactttgtgttttcatctttgaACATGACTCAACGGGTCAACCCCTGCCTCAAAGGCGTCTTCACCATCTTCAACGTCTTCTTCGCG tttattgGTGGAGTCATCATCGCACTCGCTCTGCTGTCTCAGGTCTTCACCAACATtaatggaggagaaaat CTGGAGGGTCGGATCGCCGGCCTCATCATCCTCTACGTCGTGGGctctgttaccatggtgatcgCCATCCTGGGAGCCTATGGGGCCCACAAGGAGAGCAAAGTGTCCCTGATCGTG TTCCTGGTGTGTATGGTTATTGGAAGTATGATGATGCTCCGAGCTGGGATCCCCGCCGCCACCATCCGCCCCGAG CTGGAGGGCAAGTTGGAGGACAAGTTCCGCGAGTTGCTGCCTCTGGACCAGGCCTCAGATGAGGTGAAGAACATGGCTGAAACCCTGCAGgcaaag CTGCACTGCTGTGGGCTGTTCAGTTACGAGGACTGGGAGGGGaacacccccccctcctgtgATTGCGACCCGGAGGCGATGCTGGGGAAGTGTCAGACCGTCAGCTACAAA CTTCTGATGCTGCGGAACACGAAGTCCGTCTACGTGAAG ACCTGCCTCCCCATCGTCATCCACTACCTCCTGCTGTTGGCAGACATCGTAATCGGTGTGGTCTTCACTCTGGCTGTGCTGGCG CTGCTGGGCATGATCCTGTCCTCCGTCATCATCCACCAGATGCGTTACCCCAACAGACCCACCGTCCTGCTGACGGTCCCCACCATCTTCACCCCGTCTCCTCCCAAATACCAGGAGCTGAAGAACCCTCCGGCGTACTAG